The sequence below is a genomic window from Lycium ferocissimum isolate CSIRO_LF1 chromosome 9, AGI_CSIRO_Lferr_CH_V1, whole genome shotgun sequence.
CCTGAACTTCCGCGCCGATAGGAAGTCTAAGAGAGCAATTGCGTAAGGCATCAGTTGTACCAGATAGAGAAGTTGAGTAATCCTCTTCCAGGTTATCCCATTCCTGAAGACATGGTAATTGTGATTCAACAATAGTGGATAAAGCTTTGATCCTTCGCAAAAACCCAAGTTCAGCGCGTTTCTGGTAAACAGATTCGCGTAAATCTGACAACTGGTGTGCAAAGGAATAAAGTTTTGTCTCGCTATCCTGTCTTTGGGAGCGCATGGAGGCCTCAGCTTTGGCATTTGCAAATCGCCACTGAAGGTAATGATTGTAGAGCAACTTCAATGAATGCACATCTCCCTGATCGCTGAAGCCCTTCCTTCCTTTCCTTGCATCTGGTCCCAATTTATTGGAGGTTGGATGTGGAGGCAAGCAAAGACTCCCCATTTTGAAAGATGATCTAGAAGGGATGGAAGCAAGCATGTCATTTTGTTTAACAGTTTGCCAAACGGAGGAATTTTCATTGCCGGCTGTTGGCAAATGCAGTGAACGAGCGCAAGTAGATGAAGATTTATAAGAACTGCATTCATCAATTGTTCTACTGTTATTGTCTCTATTTCTCTCTGTAAGACATCTATCGATCTCGGACATAGACGACCTCATCGTTGATAGTGTCCGCGTCTTAATGCTCTGGGCGCAAACTGGAGAATTCGGGCATGAACTTCCCTTAGTAGTAGTAGCAGTAGCACAAGAATCTACATCATGACTAGTCGAAACTTTTGAAAGCTTTCTGGAGATTAATGCTCCATCATCCTGAGACACCCTACAAGGATTTAAAGGTGTAGCAGTAGCCTCCCGCAATAGTTTATCAGCGGCACTGACTGCTTCTCCAGGGGTATTGGTTGGACAGTGCCGGTGTGAAGACTGAGGAGTGAACTTATATCTCGACGGGACAACCCTAGCACCACCAGCCACGGTAGGTGTGTCAAGTCTTGAGGAGGTCTTGCTACTTTTTGATTGCAAAGCATCTGCAAGTTGTTGCTGATGTGATCTGGTGCCTCcattttccttggaatttttaATTTGCTTTCTCTGAGTGCAGACCGGAGAATTCGGGCATGAAGTGCTCTCAGTAGTAGCAGCAGCAGCACCAACATCTACAGCATTCCCCGTTGAAACTTTCGAGAGCTTTTTATGGACAATTGCTCCATCACCACTGGTCACTGAACAAGGATTTATAGGAGTACCAGTAACCTCCTGCAACAGTTTAGCAGCAGCACTGACCGATGCATATCCAGGATTACTTGTTGAACTAGAGCGGACTAAAGACTGAGGAGTTTGCCTATATCTAGACGGGATAATCCTAGCAGCACCTGTCATAGGGGTGTCAGGCCTCGAGGACATCTTACCACCCCTCGACTGAATAACATCTGGGAGCTGCTGTGGTTGTATTCTGGCGCCTTCATTTTCCTTCGAAACATCTACAGGTTGCTGCCTTCGCTGAACAGTGGACATTACTGCTTTGTAACTGAGGCAGCTTGATCCTATTGAAAAAATTGTAATCAGTATAATACTATAACATGAACAGATATATCAACAGATCATGCATATATGGATGCTTCTGCTCgctaaaatcaagaaaattgaaaatacCAAATACATCTTAATACAAAAATTACTAAACAGCAGCAACCGAAAGAAGCACTTGATATGCCAGACGATCCTGCAGACTAATGACAGGTTGCTACAGAAAAAAATACATGAACTAAGAAATGCCCAAAAAACATGAATCCACCTCATATACCAATAAATTCCTCCAGATATTGCTGTCAAGCTTCAAAAAACTAGCCTTTagggcacacacacacacacagatatatatatatatatatatatatatacctttaaGGTGCACTATGAATCAAATGATTTCAAATAACTAGATTTAAGTTAATTAGAAAATGAAACACATACTGCTGAAAACTCATACTCCATACAACAATAATACAGttctaatattttcttttatgaccTTAATCTCTTATCCATATAGATTTTGACAAAAATATTAAGAAGAAATGTTTACTGCAGCGGAGTCATAATAATCAAATGAGTAGCCAAACAAAATGCACATGGGCATGtaaaaaatcactaaaaacCCTATGAACAAATAAGAACCCAATTCAAATACTTCTATTCTACCCATTACAAAACACTCAAACAAAAAAATGGATTTGCATTATGTTGAAATTAATAAATTgcggagaaagaaaaaaggaactTACAATTCTGAATGCAGCGTATAGAAGAAGTTTCAATTGAAATTTCAGAAAGGAATTGGAGTAACTAACTGCCCCTTCTTCTCCTACTAGGGTCAAATGAggaattttgacaaaaaaacaAAGGACAGAGTGATGATGTGAGAGGAAGTGAAACAGACAACATTAAACTGCTGTGATAAAAATAGCCGTTTGAAGAGAGTGAAATAACTAGCCGTTGGCGATATATCCGGCCGATAATGGACCAAAAGGCGTAAAATTATCGCCCATTGGGTCCGGGCCCATTAGAAAGGAGCTTTGACTGAGATGGGTCTGGCTGGACAACAATAATTCCAAAAggggtcattcgcacaaatgtcCCTACTTCGggtggtcttcaattttttcccctcaacttgtgatttttttattttttcctttcggCACTTTTCGCGCGATATAAGTTTATgttttcgcatcataatatatCAAAAGTTATGTAAGACAcaataaaacttttaaaactcaacaaaaaaaGGCCAAAAACACATCAAGCTCAACAAAAACAGGTATGTTATTCAATTAAAAAATGATAAAGAGCATATGCCCCAAAAATCATAACTCCAGTTTCTGGACACTCAACAAATTCTGAAAATACTACACAACTTATACTGCATAACTTAATTCGTACAGAACTTATGCCGAGCGAAGCAAAAGTTCAGTTTCCGAAGATAAATGTTATAGAACTTATGTCAAGTGAAGCAGATCtagatattttcattaaataagcaGTAGGGACAAAAGctaaagaccagtgcatttgaaggatAATCTGTGCAaaaacttcaatccaaaaagtGTTGAGCCTGGCTAGAATTGTGTTGGGCCTAGCTATAGTTTGTAGGAAATTTCgacgggcaatttgcaggatcgtcgttcgctgggggtggtctttaatatttgtccctcaaattggtggtctttaactttttcccttcgctaaaaatttcttaatttcaGGTTCGAACgctcgctcagtcaaaaattttaaaaaaattcgcaaggtagagtttggattcgcaaagCAGagttcaaaactctgccttaaggcagaatttgcaaaattttgccttgcgaatccaaacatctgccttgcgatttttttttattttttattagatTTTTATATCGGTTCGAACCCATAACTCCTTAGaagggtattaggcgaagggcaaaacttaaaaaccaccaatttgaaggccaaaaattaaagaccaccccaaacggaggtcaatccgcgcaaaaaaatgaatttcgaCGTTCATAGTtggttcttctttttctcttttgacaagtattgaaatatgtttgatttatgggaaaatttcataaatgactaacTTGGAAGCGTTATTTATGCATTTTAGCTACATTTTACCTATTTACATGACGTAGCAAACATATAGCAAAACTCAGCACTTGTTACTTATTGTATTTGCGTTGCTGTATTCACGAATACAGTCATTAAAATTTGCTGAATtttgtattcaatttaaatgtattcaactcaactgtattcattatagttacttttataatgtattcactttattaaaTTTAATCGGTTGTATACAAAACACATAATTTTGCACTAAAAAAGTTAATGAATACACtcaaaaattgaatacaaagaaataaaatttactctattcatttgtatacacttcaaaaatcaatgtattcatttgtatacaagaaataaaattaacgaatacactcaaaaaacataatacaagaaaaaaaaaaaaatacacaaaacaCTGAATATTATGCCAGAAAAATATGAATACactgaattgtatgctaaaaaattaatgaatacactaAAAAGAAACATGATTTTCCAGATACGGCACCGAAATCTGACTGGAAAGGTCACCGTTAGCTAGATTCCGGCAAAGCAAAATCTGACCGTTTAACTGAGTATATCCGGTTAGATTCGGCCAAGATCTAATCGGATCTAACCGTCAAAAGCCACCGTCGGCAAGTTCGccgtcaacaacaacaagtttCGCTGTCGGCCAGTTCGCCGTCAACAACAGGTCGTCATCGGCTAGTTCGccgtcaacaacaacaacatcgttGGCCAGTTTCGCCGTCAGCAAAATCATTCTCGAATAAAATCTTATAAGTAATTATcaataaaattatgaaattcCTAAATCAATGGCATTTTTAAAGTCAAACAACAAGTTGGAAATGGCATCAATTCAGTTATGAGAAGAAGGGATGCCAACTGGATGAGAaggttgaaaattgaaaattgcTGACAGTTCCTTAAAAATTTCGGCGAAGACGGAGTTTGATTGAAGCTCCTcaccttgcgaatccaaacatcCGCCTTGCGTAGGGGGTGGGGGAGAGGgagaaagagagatgagaggGTTAGGTTGGAAGTGAATAATGTGATATGGGATAttctactttgtatatatatgtagctataagttgtatttaacatactctctctgtttcaatttatgtgaacctatttcctttcgAAATAAATTCactctattcatttgtatacattttaaaaatcgtcatttgtatacaagaataaaattaatttcaaaaatacaagaaaataaaaataaaatgaatgacctcttttctaatttggaaacaaattcactttatgcaatgatttacaaccacacaaatattcaagacttattttaaaccacgagtttcaaaagtctttactctttcttaaatgtcgtggcTAGTCAAATGgatttacataaattgaaacagagggagtattataattagctatgagatgtaattattttaaactatagctactaatataaatatgtagtaGAGTTAGTTATGCCATGTAGTTATGCTCGAGGCATACTAGCAGGGCTTGACTAGAATCGTAGAAAGAAGCTGGGGAGAAAGATCACTGACTCGGCTCGGAGCGAGTTTGCATATGTTGTAAATAGAAAGAGAGAAACCTACTTCCGATTATTCCTTAATTTATTTCCGATTACactgtttgatttgaaaacaaACCATATTTCGTTTGTTATTCAAATGAATCAAGTTATTTTCGAAATTTAGCTTCGTGCCGGTGGTTTACAATAATTTGATTCATTGTATTAAGAATTTAAGGTATGGATATTCGGTGCATCAATTAAAACACGCATTTGCATTTTAAAATGGGCAAAATGCGTTTTGGGCATTCATGTTTTCAGCAAATATCTTGGCTTATCTAATCATTTAACCAATCTAATTTTGGTTTCATTACCAATTTTGATTAAAATAATTAGTCTAATGTATTTATGattatcaaaattttaattatagaaaACAAAGAACATCTTGTAGAGAAAATTAAATTGAAGCATACTAAATTAcgaattaaattattaaataaacAAATAGAACTTCGATGCTACTTTCAAACGTGAAAATTTTATCTTGGTCCATACAACAATAAGAGATATAAATGCAAATAATTCCTAGAGATATTACAAATAGTTGCCACTTCCCGTGACAGTAGGGGTCGCTTGGTAGGAGGATAAGTTATTCCATGTAGATGGGATTGGGTGGGATAAGATGGAATTACTAATCCCACCCTCTAtgtgggataacttatcccacctCTTATCCCATGTCGATGGGATATCCAAGAAGTTATCCCAATCCAGCccctcctaccaaacgacccctaatacTTCATTGTTAATCCAGCCAAATGCCAGCTTACACTTAATGAAACTACAAACGGGATAAATACTTATCCGCACCtgtttttatagcaaagtaCCAAACCAAGCAATTATACATGACAATCATTTGATGATTTTATACGGACAAGATCAAATCAAACAGGTCTAAAACTAGCATCAAGGTAGGCACTTCAAGATCCATCCTCAGATGATAAggttgaaataaatattttaagtgcAGCTCAAAATAGACTAAAGGTAAGATAAACTCAAACAGGTCTAAAATTAACATTAAGGTAGATAAATCAAGATCCATCTTCAGATAATAAGGTTAAAATACATATTATAAGTGCAGCTCAAAATATAAGAAAGGtaaatcaattcattccttcaaCCATTGACAACTGATGCGTCTTACATATCATAAGTGCAGCCCAATACCCAATTAAAATATAATGATTCATAGAACAATAAGTTGCAAAAAATTGGTACCAGACTTTCATCTACCAGACTCGACCTGCTAATTTAGCCTCTGTCTTCGACAAAACATTAAAgaatgaagaggaaaaaaaacacgaaaaagctaaaaaaggaaaaaagaaaaaaaaaaaatgatgacaatAAGAGATATACCCCTCACACGTGAGATGGTGGGAGTTAGTATTAACAAAGGCAGCTTACACAGGAATACAAATAATAGATTACACACACATAGCTAccctaaaaaaagaaaaaaatgatagttCTCTATCAATGaaacaacaactactactaaCCTAAGATGGTTACATTCTTTGTTGGGTCCTCCTTACAGACATGTACAACTAATTTTCCAGCATACAACTACATGGTAAGTTGTGTCAACTACATAAAATAATTAGAATAAGTGCAAACCAAAAAATAGAGCAAATTGAGTGGCTGGTAGAGATAACTACAGCTCTGTGAATATGTGTTCTCTCTGCCTCCAGAAGCAATTTACAACGAGTTCCTACATAATATGTTGCAAAAGACTCGTTATTGTCATACATCAACAATAACTCCTAATACGATGAGTAGCAACACAACCAACAATTCGGCACTCCGGAGAACAAATACAGCAAATGATGAGCAACTAACAAAAGAGATGAAGGGAAAAGAAGTCGAGcaatcttccaagttccaatATCTCCAATTTGGTCTTTTAAATGGTTTTCTTCTCTGACTTACCATAGACCTGATTCTATCAAAGGATAGCCAAATCATGTTGCACCACACCAAATTTAATATGTGGAGTGAAGAAATAAAAGCAAAGATGATAATTGAGAATTGGTGATAAAAGAATAGACGATATATCTATTTATAGGAGTGAGATACAATACGCGTCTTATATTTAACCCATGAGGGACTGActtcaaactaacacttaagaGTACTTTAACATTCTAATATGGCCCCTTAAACTCTAAATGGGATACCATCTTGAGTTTGCTTGCTTTGTGAACATAAGAAATTATTATTCCACTATCCCAATATGTAAGAACAAAGGAGATATCAAAGTTGTGCAAATTACCGAGGCATTAAACTTATGAATCATACGATGAAACTTTGGAAAAGAGTGTAAACTTAGGAACACTACAAGAATAATAAAGGACCACCTTGGATTCATGCCTTGTAGATCTACCATAGAGGCTGTAAACTTGCTAAGAAGATTGACGAAGATTACCacgaaaagaagaaagatcTATACATGGTATTAGTTGAACTAAAGAAAGCATATGATAGAGTATCAAAAAAAGGTCCTTTGGTGGGTGTTGGAGAAGAAATCAATCCGTATAAAAAtataaggggtcatttggtaagGTGTAGaagaatagtactgaatagggtGTATTAGTAATGCATAAATTAGTTATGTTGAGATTATTTTTTATCGACTGTTTGGTATggtgtattaaaaataacatgcattgcatactttctaaaaaattatttgtttacaaaaaCAACCTCCACATTTTTAGCTTTGAGGGACTTCAAGAGCAATTTTGTCTTTAACCATGCttaagaatgtattaataaTCTTGGTACTGCTAATACCATGGTTTGCTTGAATTAGTTATACATAGGATAATACCAAATAGGGTGTATAACTAacactccctctgtcccaatttatgtgatacactttcctttttaatctgtcccagaaagaatgatacatttctatatttagaaataattgaacttaaaactttcccttttacccttaatgaaatgatttacaaccataCAAATATCTATTTTCAGTTCCTCTCTTAG
It includes:
- the LOC132030174 gene encoding protein ENDOSPERM DEFECTIVE 1-like, translating into MSTVQRRQQPVDVSKENEGARIQPQQLPDVIQSRGGKMSSRPDTPMTGAARIIPSRYRQTPQSLVRSSSTSNPGYASVSAAAKLLQEVTGTPINPCSVTSGDGAIVHKKLSKVSTGNAVDVGAAAATTESTSCPNSPVCTQRKQIKNSKENGGTRSHQQQLADALQSKSSKTSSRLDTPTVAGGARVVPSRYKFTPQSSHRHCPTNTPGEAVSAADKLLREATATPLNPCRVSQDDGALISRKLSKVSTSHDVDSCATATTTKGSSCPNSPVCAQSIKTRTLSTMRSSMSEIDRCLTERNRDNNSRTIDECSSYKSSSTCARSLHLPTAGNENSSVWQTVKQNDMLASIPSRSSFKMGSLCLPPHPTSNKLGPDARKGRKGFSDQGDVHSLKLLYNHYLQWRFANAKAEASMRSQRQDSETKLYSFAHQLSDLRESVYQKRAELGFLRRIKALSTIVESQLPCLQEWDNLEEDYSTSLSGTTDALRNCSLRLPIGAEVQVDIRELGESLSSSTKVMEMIGLQIQNFMRKAEETESLISELARVSGAEKALVEECGDLLLKTYISQLTEWSLRGQMIQMHRNSLYQVQKE